From a region of the Dickeya poaceiphila genome:
- a CDS encoding integrase arm-type DNA-binding domain-containing protein, translating into MAIQAKPLTNTEVKAAKATDKELSLHDGGGLLLFVKPSGTKTWRFRYYKTTTKKRAMMAFGAYPAVSLADARRMRDETRQLLANGIDPLINRENEHQQGDGRRQRKRATSD; encoded by the coding sequence ATGGCAATTCAGGCAAAGCCCCTCACCAACACGGAAGTCAAAGCCGCCAAAGCGACGGATAAAGAATTGTCATTGCATGACGGCGGCGGGCTGCTGCTGTTCGTCAAACCATCTGGTACAAAAACCTGGCGCTTTCGCTATTACAAAACTACTACTAAAAAACGTGCCATGATGGCATTCGGTGCCTACCCCGCCGTGTCCCTTGCTGATGCACGGCGCATGAGGGACGAAACGCGCCAGTTACTGGCAAACGGTATCGATCCGCTCATCAACCGTGAAAACGAGCACCAGCAAGGCGATGGCCGCAGACAGCGCAAAAGGGCTACGAGTGATTAG
- a CDS encoding glutathione peroxidase codes for MTTFHQLTATSLDGQLISMADYAGKVVLVVNTASHCGFTPQYSGLEALYQKYAAQGLVLLGFPCNQFGKQEPGDADEIAQTCHINYGVSFPMFEKIEVNGTAAHPVFRYLKNELPGVLGGRIKWNFTKFLIGRDGEPLKRFAPFTTPEKMEAAILAALEISVFR; via the coding sequence ATGACAACCTTTCATCAACTTACCGCCACCAGTCTGGACGGCCAGCTTATCTCTATGGCCGACTACGCGGGTAAGGTGGTTCTGGTCGTTAATACCGCCAGCCATTGCGGCTTCACGCCACAATACAGCGGCCTTGAAGCGCTCTACCAGAAATACGCCGCCCAGGGTTTGGTGCTGCTGGGTTTCCCCTGCAACCAGTTCGGTAAACAGGAACCCGGCGATGCCGACGAAATCGCGCAGACCTGTCACATTAACTATGGTGTAAGCTTCCCGATGTTCGAGAAAATAGAGGTCAACGGAACCGCAGCGCACCCGGTGTTTCGTTATCTGAAAAACGAATTGCCCGGCGTGCTGGGTGGGCGGATCAAGTGGAACTTCACTAAGTTCCTGATCGGTCGCGACGGTGAACCGCTCAAACGTTTTGCACCGTTCACCACCCCGGAGAAAATGGAAGCCGCAATCCTTGCGGCACTTGAAATCTCAGTGTTTCGGTAA
- a CDS encoding YejL family protein, whose translation MPQSSRYSDEQIEQLLSDLANVLEKRHTPTDLALMVLGNMVTNLLNTSIANPKQREALAGSFASALQASIKTNDIH comes from the coding sequence ATGCCACAATCATCCCGTTATAGTGACGAACAAATCGAACAGTTGCTGTCTGATCTGGCCAATGTGCTGGAGAAGCGCCACACCCCGACCGACCTCGCACTGATGGTGCTGGGTAACATGGTCACCAATCTGCTCAATACCAGCATCGCTAATCCGAAACAACGCGAAGCGCTGGCGGGTTCGTTTGCCAGCGCGTTGCAGGCGTCCATAAAAACCAACGACATCCACTGA
- the yejM gene encoding LPS biosynthesis-modulating metalloenzyme YejM, translating to MVTNRPCYREKVSQMISWGHWFALFNILLALGLGSRYLFVTDWPSSLPGQLYSLVSWLGHFSFIGFSAYLLIIFPLTFIVMSQRLLRFLSAALATAGQTLLIVDASVFSRFHLHLNMTVWDLVTNPDQSEMVRDWQLLFIGVPMLFMMEMLFGTWCWQKLRSLNRRHFAKPMATVFIVAFCLSHLMYIWADANFYRPITMQRANLPLSYPMTARRFLEKHGLLNAQEYERRLALQGNPDAVSVEYPLSDISFRDAGSGYNLLLVVMDSVPDQDTPHSMPNLARFAEENVRFSNHFSAGTQQDGSLFNLFYGISTTYMDGVLGSSKPSALIDALSQQGYQFGLFSASGFSSPLYRQALLSDFSLPPAQPQSDEAITTQWTKWLDSNTDAHSPWFSFIEFTHNTAGSNGRSLSASEQQRRYRQDTVSIDEQIDRIISTLREKNLLDKTVVVITAEQSSAERLKDDDPSPLNREHRQVPLVVHWPETPAQTISKMTDPKDVMTTLMQRLLHVKTATEDYSQGEDLFSAGRHTNWLINGDNNGLTIITPQQIILLGRNGSYRAYAPDGRRLPSEKPQLGLLLQVLTAERRFIAN from the coding sequence ATGGTAACCAACCGCCCGTGCTACCGAGAAAAAGTCTCCCAGATGATAAGCTGGGGGCACTGGTTTGCCCTGTTCAACATTCTGCTCGCACTGGGGCTGGGTAGCCGTTATCTGTTTGTTACCGACTGGCCATCATCGCTGCCAGGCCAGCTGTATTCATTGGTAAGCTGGCTGGGGCATTTCAGCTTTATTGGTTTTTCCGCTTACCTGCTGATCATTTTTCCGCTGACATTTATTGTGATGTCGCAGCGGTTGCTGCGCTTCCTGTCTGCGGCACTTGCCACCGCTGGCCAGACGTTGCTGATTGTTGATGCCTCCGTATTCAGCCGGTTCCATCTCCACCTGAACATGACCGTTTGGGATCTGGTCACCAACCCGGACCAGAGCGAAATGGTGCGTGACTGGCAGTTACTGTTCATCGGCGTGCCAATGCTCTTCATGATGGAGATGTTGTTTGGCACCTGGTGCTGGCAAAAGCTACGCAGCCTGAACCGTCGCCATTTCGCCAAACCCATGGCAACAGTATTCATCGTGGCGTTTTGCTTATCGCATCTGATGTACATTTGGGCTGACGCCAACTTCTACCGCCCAATAACCATGCAGCGCGCCAATCTCCCCCTTTCCTACCCGATGACGGCACGCCGTTTCCTGGAAAAACACGGCCTGCTCAATGCACAAGAATATGAGCGCCGTCTGGCATTGCAGGGCAATCCGGATGCGGTGTCGGTAGAGTATCCGCTGAGCGACATCAGTTTCCGCGACGCCGGCAGCGGCTATAACCTGTTGCTGGTGGTAATGGACAGCGTACCGGACCAGGATACACCGCACTCCATGCCCAATCTGGCGCGCTTCGCTGAAGAAAATGTACGTTTTAGCAATCATTTCAGCGCCGGTACTCAGCAGGATGGCAGCCTGTTCAACCTGTTCTATGGCATCTCCACCACCTATATGGATGGCGTGCTGGGCAGCAGCAAACCATCTGCGTTGATCGACGCATTAAGCCAGCAGGGTTACCAGTTTGGCCTGTTCTCAGCCAGCGGATTCAGCAGCCCTTTGTACCGTCAGGCACTGTTGTCTGATTTTTCGCTTCCGCCGGCACAACCGCAAAGCGATGAAGCCATCACCACCCAATGGACCAAATGGCTGGATAGCAATACCGATGCTCACTCGCCCTGGTTCTCGTTTATCGAGTTTACCCACAACACGGCAGGCAGCAATGGTCGTTCGCTTTCTGCCAGCGAACAACAACGTCGTTATCGTCAGGACACCGTCAGCATTGATGAACAGATTGATCGCATCATCTCTACGCTGCGGGAGAAAAACCTGCTCGATAAGACGGTGGTAGTGATTACCGCAGAGCAGAGCAGCGCCGAACGCCTCAAAGACGACGACCCGTCGCCGTTAAACCGCGAACACCGACAGGTGCCGCTGGTGGTGCACTGGCCGGAAACCCCAGCGCAAACCATTAGCAAAATGACCGACCCGAAAGACGTAATGACCACGCTAATGCAGCGTTTGCTGCATGTTAAAACTGCGACGGAAGATTACTCTCAGGGTGAGGATTTGTTCAGCGCCGGACGGCATACTAACTGGCTCATCAACGGGGACAACAATGGGCTGACCATTATCACGCCGCAGCAAATCATTCTGTTGGGGCGCAACGGCAGCTACCGCGCTTACGCCCCTGATGGACGGCGGTTACCCAGTGAAAAACCCCAGTTGGGGCTACTCTTACAGGTGCTGACGGCTGAACGGCGATTTATTGCCAACTAA